ACACCAGCGCCGCCTTCCCATGGCTCGGCGCCTCTGCCAGCCGTATGTTCCTCGGGATCGTCGTGCGGCACAGCTTGTCCCCAAAATAATTCTTCAGTTCACTCATCACCTGCTGCGCCAGGTTGGTGCGCTCGTCAAACATGGTGAGCACCACGCCCTCGATCCCCAACTCAGGGTTCAACGCCGCGCGGATGCGCTCGATCGTGTCGAGCAGCTCGCTCACACCTTCCAGAGCAAAATATTCTCCCTGCATAGGAATCAGCACCGCGTCGGCCGCGACGAGTGAGTTCAGCGTGAGCAGATCGAGCGCCGGCGGGCAGTCCAGCACGATGAACTGAAAGCGCTCACGCAGCGGCGCAAGCGCCTGGCGCATCCGCAGCGCGCGATCCTCTGCGTCAACCAGTTCGATGTTGGCACCGATAAGATTCTTGTGCGCTGGAATCAACCACAACTGTTCCAGTTCAGTCGTGAGCAGCGCCTCTTCCGCTGAAGCCGCTCCCATCAGCAGGTGATAGGAGCTGACGCGCTCAGGATCCTTCGCGAACCCGAGGCCACTCGTGGCGTTTGACTGCGGATCGCAATCGACCAGCAGCGTGTTCACTTCGGCAGCCGCAAAGGACGCGGCTAGATTGATGGCAGTCGTGGTCTTACCCACGCCGCCCTTCTGATTGGCAACAGCGATAACGCGTCCCATTGGATTGTCAGGAGAAAGCAGAGCTAAGGGCAGAATAATCCGCGCAGCATTTCAAAAGCAATGAAGAAACGCTGTGCGTTTCAGTGAATTGTGTGCAAAACGCGTCTTGTGTTCCATAAGGAACCCTTAGCGCACATCGCAACACAAGAAACGTAAGCCAAGTTTGAAAAATGAAGAAGTGTTCCGGCGGGAACATCTAGCGCGATTGGCGGCGAGAGCATCCGAGTTTTAGTCTTGGTGTCTTCTAAACTCTACGAGTCATGTGGAATAGTGTTCCGGCAGGAACACTTAGCTGGTTAGGTGTGGGGACGGAAGCAGGCAAAATTGGAGAAGTGTTCCCGCGGGAACACTGTGGAAAACTCGCCGACAACATCGCAATCCAAGCGTAATGATTGACACCGGATTGTATAAAGGTTCCCACTTATCGCCATCATCGTGCCTCGGCTGGAAATTACAGCCTTCATACGAGGGGTACTATTGGCTCTCATTTACCACTTGTTACTAACTTGATCCGTAGCGTCTGGGCCCCGTAGCCTTGAATTCTTCGGTTCGCATGATCCTCCCAATGGTTTATGTTGGATGGGGTCCAATTATTGACGTTTATAGCGATAGCTTCCCACTTCTGCCCTAAGAACGAGTGCGTATGGCGCTGTGTGAATCGATATTATGGGTCCAGACTCGATGGATTGGACCACTTGTTACACTGTTGGTACGCTGGGTTGCGCTAGGGCAGGTTGCCTACCAGCAAGATTCTCGAGTTCGAACGTGGGATTGGGACTGGTTCGGACCAAATCACCCCAGGGACGATCGACTGGGCTGGGCGGCGTTGGGTGGCGCCGATCAGGAGGGCCAGGCGGCCTGACGGGCAGACAAGCTGGGCGGCGATAGGGAGGATCGACTCGAAGCGTTCGACAGCGCGGAGGGTGACGACGCTATGGGAACTTGCCGGCAGCGATTCGGCGCGGGCATTTTGTATATTGACGTCGGTCAATGTAAGGGCGCGCGCGACTTCGCGCAGGAAGGCTGCTTTTTTCTGGTTGGACTCGATCAGGGTCAGGGAGATTTGCGGCGCCCACAGTTTTATGGGTAGGCCGGGGAATCCGGCGCCGGAGCCGACGTCGGCGACTGAAACGCGGTCGTTGGTCGTCGGTCGGTGCTCTTTGGCATTGCTGGGCATTGGCGAATGAGCATTGCGCGGGAACAGATGACGGGCGGTGAAAAGGGATTCGCCGAAGTGGCGGGTCACGATATCGTCTGCGCCGCGGATGGCGGTCAGATTGACGCGGGCATTCCAGCGAAGCAGCATATCGATGTATGTCGATATATGTTCGAGTTGTGCGGGAGACAGAACGGCCTGCTCGCGGCCTGGCGCGTCAAGCGGATTTCGGAGAAAGGGGTCGAGCAGTTCGGCGAGGCGCGCGACGGTCATCGGAGTATGACATCTGGGAGTATGACATCTGATTGTAGAGTCAGATCGAACAGTTGGAACAGAGCGCGAAATACTAAAGCGGCTGGGGTCTTACGACCGCTGAGGTTCCAAAAGGGAACTCGCCGAGAAAACGGGGAGTCGCTGGCCTCGGATTATGCATCTAAGTCATGAATGCCGACTAATGGCGCTATTTTCGACGAGAAGTACCGGGTGGTCTCGGTCGATAGCCAATGCCTGACGATTCGTGGAGTTGACAGTGGGCAGGTGCTGACGATTGTGAACCCCGACCCGGAAACTCCGTTAACGCTGTCGGAATATCCGCCGGGGAGGTTGATTGCGTTGAGCGATCCTTCGGAGTCTCCGCTGAATTAAGAGCATTCGTGATTGTGCCCTCTGCCCGTCCTCCTACGTCCAACTCAAGCCGACCACTGACATCCAGATAACGAAAATTATTGCTATTTATTTACGCCGTACGAATTCGCGCCGGCGGTACGACGATCTCAACGAGCCCGGTGGCCACGTCGTAGACAAGGCCTGAGACGAGCCATTCTCCGGGCAATGCGGGAATCGCCCGGAGCAAAGCAACGTCGACGGCAACCGCCGCGCGGGCGTCGGTAATCGCTTTTGCCGC
The Candidatus Sulfotelmatobacter sp. DNA segment above includes these coding regions:
- a CDS encoding ParA family protein; translated protein: MGRVIAVANQKGGVGKTTTAINLAASFAAAEVNTLLVDCDPQSNATSGLGFAKDPERVSSYHLLMGAASAEEALLTTELEQLWLIPAHKNLIGANIELVDAEDRALRMRQALAPLRERFQFIVLDCPPALDLLTLNSLVAADAVLIPMQGEYFALEGVSELLDTIERIRAALNPELGIEGVVLTMFDERTNLAQQVMSELKNYFGDKLCRTTIPRNIRLAEAPSHGKAALVYDPRSKGAESYIRLAKEIIERQPSALSSQLSAETLTTESTGELGDAAVATEEMDKTA
- the rsmG gene encoding 16S rRNA (guanine(527)-N(7))-methyltransferase RsmG, with product MTVARLAELLDPFLRNPLDAPGREQAVLSPAQLEHISTYIDMLLRWNARVNLTAIRGADDIVTRHFGESLFTARHLFPRNAHSPMPSNAKEHRPTTNDRVSVADVGSGAGFPGLPIKLWAPQISLTLIESNQKKAAFLREVARALTLTDVNIQNARAESLPASSHSVVTLRAVERFESILPIAAQLVCPSGRLALLIGATQRRPAQSIVPGVIWSEPVPIPRSNSRILLVGNLP